One window from the genome of Fulvivirga lutea encodes:
- a CDS encoding AAA family ATPase produces MKEFKTDVEAADGLFEAYNSLKKEISKVVVGQDEVVRLLLTSIFCGGHCLLVGVPGLAKTLLIQTMSSALDLKFNRIQFTPDLMPSDIVGAETLDKDRNFKFIRGPIFSNIILADEINRTPPKTQAALLESMQEYAVTIGGQKHSLDRPFFVLATQNPIEQEGTYPLPEAQLDRFMFNVVLDYPSYNQELDIVKNTTSDVTTQVSHILSGDEITYFQHLVRKVPIADNVVEYAVNLVQKTRPSTERATQITNDYLEWGAGPRASQFLVLGAKCNALLNGNYSPDIADVQAVAKPTLRHRLVRNFKAEAEGYDINKIIDNLL; encoded by the coding sequence ATGAAAGAATTTAAGACAGATGTAGAAGCTGCTGATGGTTTGTTCGAGGCTTATAATTCTCTTAAAAAGGAAATTTCGAAAGTAGTAGTTGGCCAGGATGAAGTAGTAAGACTGTTACTCACTTCAATATTTTGTGGAGGTCATTGTTTATTGGTAGGCGTTCCAGGCCTTGCCAAGACGCTCCTTATACAAACTATGTCATCGGCACTTGATCTTAAATTTAATCGTATTCAGTTTACGCCTGATTTAATGCCGTCAGATATTGTTGGAGCAGAAACTTTAGATAAAGACAGGAACTTTAAATTTATTAGAGGGCCAATATTCTCCAACATTATTCTTGCCGATGAAATAAACCGAACACCACCTAAAACTCAAGCTGCTCTGTTAGAATCGATGCAAGAATATGCTGTAACCATTGGTGGACAAAAGCATAGTTTAGATCGACCGTTCTTTGTGTTAGCAACTCAGAACCCAATTGAGCAGGAAGGTACCTATCCTTTACCAGAAGCCCAGCTTGATCGATTTATGTTTAATGTGGTATTGGATTATCCAAGTTATAATCAGGAGTTGGATATTGTTAAAAATACTACATCTGATGTTACTACACAGGTATCTCACATACTATCAGGTGATGAAATCACTTATTTCCAGCACTTGGTAAGAAAAGTGCCTATTGCTGATAATGTGGTAGAATATGCTGTAAATCTGGTTCAAAAAACCAGACCAAGCACTGAGCGAGCAACACAAATTACAAATGATTACCTGGAATGGGGGGCTGGTCCCAGAGCATCGCAGTTCCTTGTATTAGGTGCTAAGTGCAATGCACTTCTTAATGGTAACTATTCACCGGATATAGCTGATGTTCAGGCGGTAGCCAAACCAACTTTAAGGCATAGGTTGGTAAGAAACTTTAAGGCCGAGGCTGAAGGATACGATATCAATAAAATTATTGATAACCTGCTGTAA